A single region of the Mycobacterium lentiflavum genome encodes:
- a CDS encoding heavy metal translocating P-type ATPase, producing MSATIEATDEHSAPIQRMELEITGMSCGACARRIESVLNKLEGVRASVNFATRVATIDAGADATADGLCEAIERAGFQAEPLQKRGLTDADPDADHARYLLVRLAVAAVLFVPLADLSVMFAVVPSTRFAAWAWVLTALAIPVVTWAAWPFHRVAIRNAMHHGASMETLISVGITAATTWSLFTVFGQHHSSDRKGIWQALLGSDAIYFEVAAGVTVFVLAGRYFEARAKSKAGSALRALAALSAKDVAVLQPDGSEMVIPAEELKEQHRFVVRPGQTIAADGLVIEGSAAVDMSAMTGEAKPLRATPGASVIGGTVVLDGRLIVEAAAVGEDTQFAGMVRLVEQAQSQKARAQRLADRIASVFVPCVFAIAALTAVGWLVAGEGQVRAFSSALAVLVIACPCALGLATPTAMMVASGRGAQLGIFLKGHSSLEATRAVDTIVFDKTGTLTTGRLTISVVVAAPGWETDEVLRLAASVEAASEHAVAIAITAATSQTEPVADFHAKPGLGVSGTVAGRAVRVGKPSWLASANSPTTLVAARRDAESRGETAVFVEADGQLCGLIAVADAVKDSAESAVAALHHAGFRTVLLTGDNSASAAAVGARVGIDEVIADVLPEGKVDIIEQLRDRGHVVAMVGDGINDGPALVCADLGMAIGRGTDVAIGAADIILVRDNLNVVPLALGLASATMRTIRLNMVWAFGYNIAAIPIAAAGLLNPLVAGAAMAFSSFFVVSNSLRLRNFGAAPDGSSRRSPVPDHAEAV from the coding sequence ATGTCGGCGACGATCGAGGCAACTGACGAGCACTCGGCTCCCATCCAGCGGATGGAACTCGAGATCACCGGAATGTCCTGCGGGGCTTGCGCCCGGCGAATCGAATCGGTGCTCAACAAGCTGGAGGGCGTGCGGGCGTCGGTAAATTTCGCCACCCGCGTAGCCACCATCGATGCCGGTGCGGATGCCACGGCCGATGGGCTGTGCGAGGCGATCGAGCGCGCCGGGTTTCAAGCCGAGCCGCTTCAAAAGCGAGGCCTCACCGATGCTGATCCCGACGCCGATCACGCGCGCTACCTGTTGGTCCGCTTGGCGGTCGCCGCGGTGCTCTTCGTGCCGTTGGCCGATCTATCGGTGATGTTCGCGGTCGTGCCCAGCACCCGCTTCGCTGCCTGGGCGTGGGTGCTTACCGCATTGGCGATCCCGGTGGTGACGTGGGCGGCGTGGCCGTTCCACCGAGTCGCGATCCGCAATGCGATGCACCACGGAGCGTCCATGGAAACGCTAATCTCGGTCGGGATCACCGCCGCCACCACCTGGTCGCTGTTCACCGTGTTCGGTCAGCACCATTCGTCCGACCGAAAGGGCATATGGCAAGCCCTGCTGGGAAGCGACGCCATCTACTTCGAGGTCGCCGCGGGTGTCACGGTGTTCGTGCTCGCTGGACGGTATTTCGAAGCCCGTGCCAAGTCGAAGGCGGGCAGCGCGCTGCGGGCTCTGGCGGCACTGAGCGCTAAGGATGTCGCAGTCCTGCAGCCCGACGGGTCCGAGATGGTCATTCCCGCCGAAGAACTCAAGGAGCAGCACCGGTTCGTAGTCCGTCCGGGACAGACGATCGCCGCAGACGGACTTGTCATCGAGGGCTCGGCAGCTGTCGACATGAGCGCAATGACCGGCGAGGCCAAACCCCTCCGGGCTACTCCAGGCGCGAGCGTCATCGGAGGCACGGTGGTGCTAGACGGCAGGCTGATCGTGGAGGCCGCGGCCGTCGGTGAGGACACCCAGTTCGCGGGCATGGTTCGCCTTGTCGAACAGGCACAGTCGCAGAAGGCTAGGGCACAGCGACTGGCTGACCGCATCGCCTCGGTGTTCGTTCCGTGTGTGTTCGCGATCGCGGCGCTGACCGCCGTCGGATGGCTGGTGGCGGGCGAGGGACAGGTTCGCGCCTTCTCCTCCGCTCTTGCTGTGCTGGTGATCGCCTGCCCCTGCGCGCTTGGATTGGCGACCCCAACGGCCATGATGGTGGCGTCCGGCCGCGGCGCTCAGCTCGGAATATTCCTCAAAGGCCACAGCTCGCTGGAGGCCACCCGCGCCGTGGACACCATCGTGTTCGACAAGACCGGCACCCTGACGACTGGACGGTTGACCATTAGCGTGGTCGTGGCGGCTCCGGGCTGGGAAACCGACGAGGTACTAAGGCTTGCGGCGTCGGTCGAGGCAGCCTCGGAGCACGCAGTCGCGATCGCGATCACAGCGGCAACCTCCCAAACGGAACCCGTAGCCGACTTTCACGCAAAGCCCGGCCTCGGAGTCAGCGGCACTGTGGCCGGTCGCGCGGTACGGGTTGGTAAGCCGTCGTGGCTTGCGTCGGCGAACAGCCCGACGACGTTGGTCGCAGCTCGTCGTGATGCCGAATCACGCGGTGAGACAGCAGTATTCGTAGAAGCCGATGGTCAACTATGCGGGCTGATCGCAGTCGCTGACGCCGTGAAGGACTCGGCGGAGAGCGCCGTGGCAGCCCTGCACCACGCCGGCTTTCGCACCGTGTTGCTGACCGGAGACAACTCAGCGTCCGCCGCGGCGGTGGGCGCCCGCGTCGGTATCGACGAGGTGATCGCCGACGTCCTGCCGGAAGGCAAGGTCGACATCATCGAGCAGCTGCGAGACCGCGGCCACGTGGTGGCCATGGTCGGTGACGGCATCAACGACGGGCCCGCACTCGTTTGCGCCGATCTGGGTATGGCCATTGGACGTGGCACCGACGTGGCAATCGGTGCCGCCGACATCATTTTGGTCCGAGACAACCTCAATGTCGTACCCCTGGCGCTTGGTCTGGCCAGTGCCACCATGCGCACGATCAGGCTCAACATGGTGTGGGCATTCGGTTACAACATTGCGGCAATCCCGATTGCGGCAGCCGGTTTGCTCAATCCTCTCGTGGCGGGTGCGGCGATGGCGTTCTCGTCGTTTTTCGTCGTATCAAACAGCTTGCGGTTGAGGAACTTTGGTGCGGCACCGGACGGTTCCAGTCGCCGCTCCCCCGTTCCGGATCACGCCGAAGCCGTTTGA
- a CDS encoding cytochrome c oxidase assembly protein has protein sequence MQSDRMRLSLPADRNVPLLALLAGSVAALLGLVGYALVSATRVYSASGEQYPGAVTAVAEPVGYFIATLAGCICFGGLLYVIVVACPDADGVIDEGAFRVHLVTEYLSVVWAASAIVMVAIQAASSAGVSVTELVGSGAMVDAIEVSETSRAWVAVALGAVVVAVCVRLSVRWVNHVVLLPPALIGVVALPVSGNAGQGPDHDYATSAAIVVAVAVAALTGAKAAAVIAPPAASLARRVLAFEIVCGAVALGYGASLLWILTGPGDLTGTGFGRAGAAAALMLGVVWLVDVASLASARRRAMPESGTRDVLAALAMIAVVALIASMATQTAPRLLSHRFTTWDVFLGYALPNPPSVLTMLTVWRFDGFIAVGALVLALGYVLGYLRLRRRGDGWPVGRLVAWVAGCLTLLFVSSSGVKAYGSAMFSVHMADHMTMNMFIPVLLVLGGPVTLALRALIPAGHDQPPGPREWLLWLVHSKATAFLAHPVTAFVLFVGSVYVVYFTPLFNTLVRYHWGHELMSMHFLLVGYLFFWGIIGIDPGPRKLPFLGRLGLLFAVMPFHAFFGIATMTMTSVIGGQFYRYVGLPWLPSLQGDQHLGGAIAWGTSELPVVLVVVALVAQWAREDRRVASRSDRHADSGYADDDLDAYNAMLRELSRNRRT, from the coding sequence GTGCAGTCGGATCGGATGCGTCTGTCGCTGCCGGCAGACCGAAATGTGCCGCTTCTGGCGTTGCTCGCCGGATCTGTAGCGGCATTGCTCGGCCTGGTCGGCTATGCGCTTGTTTCAGCCACGCGCGTGTACAGCGCCAGTGGCGAGCAGTATCCGGGCGCCGTGACCGCGGTGGCCGAGCCGGTCGGCTACTTCATCGCGACGTTGGCCGGTTGCATCTGCTTCGGAGGTCTGCTGTACGTCATCGTCGTTGCATGTCCCGACGCTGACGGCGTGATCGACGAGGGCGCATTCCGCGTACATCTGGTGACCGAGTACTTGTCGGTGGTGTGGGCGGCCTCCGCGATTGTGATGGTGGCGATTCAGGCTGCCAGTTCCGCGGGTGTGTCGGTAACCGAACTAGTCGGCAGCGGGGCCATGGTCGATGCCATCGAGGTTTCCGAGACCTCGCGCGCCTGGGTTGCCGTCGCTCTGGGTGCTGTTGTCGTGGCAGTCTGCGTGCGTCTGTCCGTGCGGTGGGTGAACCACGTCGTACTGCTGCCGCCCGCGCTGATCGGGGTAGTTGCCTTGCCGGTCAGCGGCAATGCCGGGCAGGGGCCCGATCATGACTACGCGACAAGTGCCGCGATCGTGGTCGCGGTGGCGGTCGCAGCGCTGACGGGCGCCAAGGCGGCCGCGGTGATAGCCCCACCAGCCGCTAGTCTGGCGCGCCGAGTACTCGCGTTTGAAATCGTCTGTGGAGCAGTCGCTCTCGGCTACGGCGCCTCATTGCTCTGGATATTGACCGGGCCGGGGGATCTGACTGGTACCGGATTCGGCCGTGCGGGCGCGGCCGCTGCGCTGATGCTCGGTGTTGTGTGGCTCGTCGACGTCGCTTCGCTGGCGTCGGCACGGCGGCGCGCGATGCCGGAGTCTGGGACCCGCGATGTGTTGGCTGCGTTGGCGATGATCGCGGTCGTTGCGTTGATCGCGTCGATGGCAACGCAGACTGCGCCGCGGCTACTGAGTCATCGGTTCACCACCTGGGACGTCTTCCTGGGCTACGCGTTACCGAATCCACCGAGCGTGCTGACGATGCTGACCGTATGGAGGTTCGACGGGTTCATCGCCGTCGGCGCCCTGGTGTTGGCGCTGGGTTACGTACTCGGCTATCTGCGCTTGCGCCGGCGTGGCGACGGTTGGCCCGTCGGTCGCCTGGTGGCGTGGGTGGCGGGGTGCCTGACGCTGTTGTTTGTCAGCAGTTCCGGCGTCAAAGCCTATGGGTCGGCCATGTTCAGCGTTCACATGGCCGATCACATGACGATGAACATGTTCATCCCGGTGTTACTGGTGTTGGGTGGACCGGTGACCTTGGCGCTGCGTGCGTTGATACCGGCCGGGCACGATCAGCCACCGGGCCCAAGGGAGTGGCTGTTGTGGCTTGTTCACTCAAAAGCAACTGCTTTTCTCGCACACCCGGTCACGGCCTTCGTCCTCTTCGTGGGCTCGGTGTACGTCGTCTACTTCACTCCACTGTTCAACACGCTGGTGCGTTACCACTGGGGCCACGAGCTGATGAGCATGCACTTCCTGCTGGTCGGCTACCTGTTCTTCTGGGGCATCATCGGCATCGACCCGGGCCCGCGAAAACTGCCCTTCCTGGGCCGGCTTGGGCTGCTGTTCGCGGTCATGCCTTTCCACGCGTTCTTCGGTATCGCGACCATGACGATGACGTCGGTCATCGGCGGACAGTTCTATCGCTACGTCGGCCTGCCCTGGCTGCCCAGCCTTCAGGGCGACCAGCATCTCGGTGGGGCGATCGCCTGGGGAACCAGTGAATTGCCGGTGGTGTTGGTGGTTGTTGCGCTGGTCGCACAGTGGGCGCGTGAAGATCGCCGGGTCGCGTCCCGTTCGGATCGGCATGCCGATTCCGGCTATGCCGACGACGATCTCGACGCCTACAACGCCATGTTGCGTGAGCTGTCGCGCAATCGGCGGACCTAG
- a CDS encoding DUF5134 domain-containing protein, giving the protein MIQDIFLRWIATVLFVLSAVVCVHAIATGRRSWTQVAGVALQLIMSIAMLVMVWPWGATLPTAGPLVFFLLAGFWFLAVGFSDADHRVINGYHALKMFAMSWMYAVMNGGWLAGQAGTAQGAHHMTSPHTNMPDMDMPGMDMSGMDMSSPSNGYPGWIEAVNWFWTIVFAIATVWWLYRSRGPHKHELPKHELSQPRNDILDAFRQAMMAVGMAITYGTML; this is encoded by the coding sequence ATGATCCAGGACATCTTCCTGCGCTGGATCGCCACCGTGCTGTTCGTTCTGAGCGCCGTCGTGTGCGTCCATGCGATCGCGACCGGCCGCCGCTCCTGGACCCAGGTTGCCGGCGTCGCGCTGCAGCTGATCATGTCGATCGCAATGCTAGTTATGGTTTGGCCTTGGGGCGCAACACTTCCCACCGCTGGTCCCCTGGTGTTCTTTCTTCTTGCCGGCTTCTGGTTCCTGGCCGTTGGGTTTTCCGACGCCGACCACCGCGTTATCAACGGCTACCACGCATTGAAGATGTTTGCGATGTCATGGATGTACGCCGTGATGAATGGCGGTTGGCTGGCCGGTCAGGCCGGCACTGCCCAAGGCGCACACCACATGACGTCGCCGCACACGAACATGCCCGACATGGACATGCCGGGCATGGACATGTCGGGCATGGATATGTCATCGCCGAGCAATGGTTACCCCGGGTGGATCGAGGCGGTCAACTGGTTCTGGACAATAGTTTTCGCGATCGCCACCGTGTGGTGGCTATATCGATCCCGCGGCCCCCACAAACATGAGTTGCCCAAACATGAGTTGTCCCAGCCACGGAATGACATCCTCGATGCGTTCCGCCAGGCGATGATGGCCGTGGGTATGGCGATCACATACGGAACAATGTTGTAG
- a CDS encoding zf-HC2 domain-containing protein, producing MNCDVAREALSARLDGEREPVPSARVDEHLEVCVACRAWLDQTKTQADGLRRLVETRPVVTPAIPIELEHALLRWRPRMGWQQWALLGVGVVQLVLAIRVGLTQAHAAGLNESMVWSGALGVAMVGAAVWPRGAVGVAGALTVFVAVSAVLVAVDEVSAAAVRMVTQLAAVIGAALAILVWRSTSAAQSKMDAIAPEPDIVLPQNASRGRRRGHLWPTDDSAA from the coding sequence GTGAATTGCGATGTGGCCCGCGAAGCGCTGTCGGCCCGCCTCGACGGCGAGCGGGAGCCCGTGCCGTCGGCGCGTGTCGATGAGCACCTCGAGGTGTGCGTCGCGTGCCGCGCTTGGCTTGATCAGACGAAGACTCAAGCGGACGGGTTGCGTCGTCTGGTCGAGACTCGACCGGTTGTCACTCCCGCAATTCCCATCGAGCTCGAACATGCGCTGCTACGGTGGCGTCCGCGCATGGGCTGGCAACAGTGGGCCCTTCTCGGTGTCGGCGTGGTGCAGCTCGTGTTGGCGATAAGGGTCGGCCTGACCCAGGCTCACGCAGCGGGACTGAACGAATCGATGGTGTGGTCGGGCGCGCTCGGTGTGGCCATGGTGGGGGCGGCCGTGTGGCCGCGTGGAGCTGTCGGCGTCGCGGGTGCGCTGACGGTGTTCGTGGCCGTCTCAGCGGTATTGGTCGCTGTCGATGAGGTGTCGGCTGCGGCGGTGCGGATGGTGACTCAATTGGCGGCGGTGATCGGTGCAGCCCTCGCTATCTTGGTGTGGCGCAGCACCTCAGCAGCCCAATCGAAGATGGATGCGATCGCGCCCGAACCCGATATTGTGCTGCCCCAGAATGCATCTCGTGGCCGACGGCGGGGCCATTTGTGGCCCACTGATGACTCGGCGGCGTAG
- a CDS encoding class I SAM-dependent methyltransferase, translating to MPVVDARHLSGISETALLTLHHRATEAARAGGLLKDPMAITLRDSIDYDYDHFGRTHQLTALRALLFDNASRDYLKTQPRATVVSLAEGLQTSFWRLDNGELTWLSVDLEPIVHLREQLLPTSNRLHYCAQSALNYSWMERVDDSQGVLITAEGLLQYLERDVVFDLIVACAKRFPNGRLVFDSVPWFLSVYSRRVGFKLSKEYTAPPMPFWFTANEYNGLRAVPGIRAVRELRYPPGRGRLLSWAVPLVYGSSWFVRLRPTVTIVEFG from the coding sequence ATGCCAGTTGTCGATGCCCGCCATCTCAGCGGGATCTCCGAAACGGCCCTTCTCACCCTGCATCACCGGGCGACCGAGGCGGCGCGGGCCGGTGGCCTTCTCAAAGACCCCATGGCCATCACACTGCGTGACAGCATCGACTATGACTACGATCACTTCGGCCGTACGCACCAGCTAACCGCACTGCGAGCCTTGTTGTTCGACAACGCTTCTCGCGATTATTTAAAGACGCAACCACGTGCGACCGTCGTCTCCCTCGCAGAGGGTTTGCAGACCAGCTTCTGGCGCCTCGACAATGGCGAGTTGACCTGGCTTTCAGTCGACCTCGAGCCAATCGTGCACCTGCGCGAGCAGCTGCTGCCGACATCGAATCGGCTGCACTATTGCGCGCAGTCTGCGCTCAACTACTCCTGGATGGAGCGAGTCGACGACTCGCAAGGAGTGCTGATAACCGCAGAAGGGCTGCTCCAGTACCTCGAGCGCGATGTGGTGTTCGACTTGATCGTGGCTTGCGCCAAGCGGTTTCCGAACGGGCGGCTGGTATTCGACAGCGTCCCGTGGTTCTTGAGCGTGTATTCGAGGCGGGTCGGTTTCAAGCTCAGTAAGGAATACACCGCGCCCCCGATGCCCTTCTGGTTCACTGCCAACGAGTACAACGGGCTGCGCGCGGTCCCCGGGATCCGTGCGGTGCGCGAGTTGCGGTATCCACCGGGGCGCGGCAGGTTGCTGAGTTGGGCCGTTCCGCTTGTGTACGGCTCGTCCTGGTTCGTCCGTCTCAGGCCGACTGTCACGATCGTCGAATTCGGTTGA
- a CDS encoding PPE family protein: MAVPPEVHSTLLSTGPGPGSMLAAATQWQELSKQYGQTAVELAQLLTEAYASAWQGNTAADYVHAHAPYLAWLEQASIDSAITAAQHEAAAAAFASALAAMPTLAELAANHATHGALIATNFFGINTIPIALNEADYARMWIQAADTMAAYQAITEAVSSAIPTPQPAPSILAFGAQAQSGQSTAGNIWDAIGQFIRDILNFFADPLKYFRQFFERLGFHPGTAIILAFIALLLFDILWYPYYASYALLLLPFFAPALSALSALIFLFLDDDLFDEPFPEPAPSSPAHHDAASSVITAVAATPPTVPTGSAQTGSPASTISAPTSAPANAAPTPALDWAVPGLAPPGVSFGPRADSKMTDAVAASVAAAALAKRGAPAQAPHRRRSKAKGGLRGFRDEFLQATDTLGPATNGSAPPEPIAHTASGSGADRFGSSGVVPTADTEVPAGMVQLSTDSSTAVVPLLPSTWTNEVDKTSGHH, translated from the coding sequence ATGGCCGTGCCTCCCGAAGTGCACTCAACTCTGTTGAGCACTGGGCCAGGTCCGGGATCGATGCTGGCTGCCGCCACCCAGTGGCAGGAGCTCAGCAAACAGTATGGTCAGACCGCGGTCGAGCTTGCCCAGCTGCTGACCGAGGCATATGCCAGCGCCTGGCAGGGGAACACCGCGGCAGATTACGTGCATGCACACGCCCCCTACCTGGCTTGGCTCGAGCAGGCCTCAATCGACAGTGCGATCACCGCCGCACAGCACGAGGCGGCGGCCGCCGCTTTCGCCAGCGCCCTGGCCGCGATGCCCACGCTCGCGGAACTGGCCGCCAATCACGCGACTCATGGCGCGCTGATCGCCACGAATTTCTTCGGGATCAACACAATCCCCATCGCACTCAATGAAGCCGACTACGCCCGTATGTGGATTCAAGCCGCCGACACGATGGCCGCCTATCAGGCCATCACCGAAGCGGTGAGTTCAGCGATACCGACTCCGCAACCAGCGCCGTCCATCCTGGCGTTCGGCGCCCAGGCCCAAAGCGGACAATCCACCGCCGGAAACATATGGGATGCAATTGGTCAGTTCATTCGGGATATTCTGAATTTCTTTGCCGATCCGCTGAAATATTTCCGCCAGTTTTTCGAGCGCCTCGGATTTCACCCCGGCACCGCGATCATTTTGGCATTCATCGCACTGCTGCTTTTTGACATTCTTTGGTATCCGTACTACGCCTCCTATGCTCTCCTACTTCTCCCCTTTTTCGCTCCCGCGTTGAGCGCATTGAGTGCATTGATCTTCCTGTTCTTGGACGACGATCTGTTCGACGAGCCGTTTCCCGAGCCGGCACCGTCGAGCCCCGCCCATCACGACGCCGCATCGAGCGTGATTACCGCAGTCGCGGCGACCCCGCCGACCGTGCCCACCGGCAGCGCCCAAACCGGCAGCCCGGCTTCGACAATTAGCGCGCCCACCTCAGCTCCGGCCAACGCCGCACCGACACCAGCCCTCGACTGGGCGGTACCCGGCCTGGCCCCACCCGGGGTCAGCTTCGGTCCAAGAGCCGACTCCAAGATGACCGATGCCGTGGCCGCCAGCGTCGCTGCCGCCGCACTGGCCAAGAGAGGCGCCCCCGCTCAGGCCCCACACCGGAGGCGAAGCAAGGCCAAAGGCGGGCTGCGCGGATTCCGCGACGAATTTCTTCAGGCGACCGACACCCTTGGCCCCGCGACGAATGGGTCCGCGCCACCGGAACCCATCGCACATACGGCAAGCGGCTCGGGCGCCGACCGCTTCGGCTCTTCCGGCGTCGTGCCCACCGCCGACACCGAGGTTCCGGCCGGAATGGTCCAACTGTCAACCGACAGCAGCACGGCAGTCGTTCCACTACTCCCCTCGACCTGGACAAACGAGGTCGACAAAACATCAGGACACCATTAG
- the scoE gene encoding (3R)-3-[(carboxymethyl)amino]fatty acid oxygenase/decarboxylase: MTLNVKGEGLGAQITGLDPSDLDNVSTDEIRDLVYEHKLVVLKDVHPSPVQFIQLGKILGTIVPYYEPMYHHKQHPEIFVSSTVEGQGVPRTGAFWHIDYGFMPEPIAFSMVVPLAVPGADRGTYFIDLNKVWESLPAAKQDPVRGTVSTHDPRRYIKIRPSDVHKPIGDIWDEITRTTPPRQWPTIIRHPKTGQEILYICALATNKIEDKDGNVLDPAILQELMNATGQLDPEYKSPFIHTQHYEVGDIVLWDNRVLIHRAKHGTADGTLTTHRLTMLDGLKTPGYAV, encoded by the coding sequence ATGACGCTTAACGTGAAGGGCGAGGGCCTCGGTGCGCAGATCACCGGGCTTGATCCCAGTGACCTGGACAATGTCTCGACCGACGAGATTCGCGATCTCGTTTACGAGCATAAACTCGTCGTTCTGAAAGACGTCCATCCGTCACCGGTGCAATTCATCCAGCTGGGCAAAATCCTCGGCACAATCGTGCCCTATTACGAGCCCATGTATCACCACAAGCAGCATCCGGAGATCTTTGTTTCTTCCACTGTGGAGGGTCAGGGAGTTCCACGGACCGGCGCTTTCTGGCATATCGATTACGGTTTTATGCCGGAACCCATCGCGTTCTCTATGGTGGTACCTCTCGCCGTGCCCGGGGCCGACCGCGGGACGTACTTCATCGATCTCAACAAGGTGTGGGAATCGCTTCCCGCCGCCAAGCAGGATCCCGTCCGCGGAACAGTCAGCACCCACGACCCTCGGCGCTATATCAAGATCCGCCCGAGCGACGTTCACAAGCCCATCGGAGACATTTGGGACGAGATCACCCGGACCACGCCGCCACGACAGTGGCCCACCATCATCAGGCATCCCAAGACCGGCCAGGAGATTCTCTACATCTGTGCTTTGGCCACCAACAAGATCGAGGACAAGGACGGGAATGTGCTTGATCCGGCAATTCTGCAGGAACTCATGAACGCGACGGGGCAGCTTGATCCCGAGTACAAATCGCCATTCATACATACCCAACACTACGAAGTCGGCGACATCGTCCTGTGGGACAACCGGGTTCTCATTCACCGGGCTAAGCACGGCACAGCCGACGGCACCCTGACGACCCACCGGCTCACCATGCTTGACGGCCTCAAGACACCGGGGTACGCGGTATGA
- a CDS encoding FcoT family thioesterase, whose translation MSTELSPAAPAPTAPDEADLLATVPVSEELLSEVLEPYSHKGCRYLLDAQYGAGPNHVMAYGNFSIAESAYIRSTGHFNAAEMMICFNQLAYCAFAPAVINKQIPAVPGYSIEDFFDNQLPAMLIKSASSRFRKPINAQKFSARLMCQNFRVVERAWRYLLIPCAIEFWDEDGGAASGEVELAALNIP comes from the coding sequence ATGAGCACCGAATTGAGCCCGGCCGCGCCGGCCCCGACCGCGCCGGACGAAGCGGACCTGCTGGCCACGGTTCCCGTGTCAGAGGAACTCCTCAGTGAGGTCCTGGAACCCTATTCCCACAAAGGGTGCCGCTACCTGCTGGACGCGCAGTACGGCGCCGGCCCCAACCACGTGATGGCATATGGGAATTTCAGCATTGCCGAGTCCGCCTATATTCGAAGCACGGGACACTTCAATGCAGCCGAAATGATGATCTGCTTTAACCAGCTCGCCTATTGCGCCTTCGCGCCGGCCGTCATCAACAAGCAGATCCCCGCCGTTCCGGGTTATTCGATCGAGGATTTCTTCGACAACCAGCTGCCGGCCATGTTGATCAAGAGCGCATCGTCGCGATTCAGAAAACCGATCAACGCCCAGAAGTTCTCCGCACGCCTGATGTGCCAAAACTTCCGGGTTGTCGAACGGGCCTGGCGCTATCTCTTGATCCCGTGCGCCATCGAGTTCTGGGACGAGGACGGCGGAGCTGCGTCCGGCGAGGTCGAACTCGCGGCCCTCAATATCCCCTGA